CGGCAAGCCGGCATCACGTAGCTTAAGATCAGAGGTACCTACCAAAACTTCCTTCAAGTGTAATGtaacctttgtaatctagatttGTCTGTCTGTTCATCGTACATCCTGATCATGTCAAGCCGTTCTTGATTTCGTTCTTGTCTTTTTGAATGGTGAGCAGATACTGAGATTCCATCGGTCGTACGTGGTCAGAGCAACCTCACTTCGCTCCGTCCTGCGCGTTAGATGCTGGTTGCCGCGTCGCTCATGGCAATGGAGTTGAACACGGACCAGCTCGCCAggtgggagcagcagcagcagcagcacccgaGGCGGCAGCAGAGCAGGAGgcaggccgtggccgtggccgtctgCAGACagagcgccgcggcggcggcgtctaAGGGGCAGCAGCGGCGTCagaacgcgccgccgccgccgtcgcccaagcctccgccggcggcggcgggcaggcTCAGCGCGGAGGCGTTCCTGGCGCTGGCATGCGTCGCCGTGTCGCTCGTCGTGCTGCCGCTCGtcctgccgccgctgccgcccccgccgccgctgctgctgctggtgcccgtctgcctgctcctgctcctcgccgcgctcgccacctTCGTGCCGTCGTCGGATGTCAGGACCATGGCGTCCTCCTACTTGTAACTACTAGTTGCTTAGTGAGTTTGCATAAATTCTTCCGGTCGGCCCTTCTTTGTATATGGCGATAAAATGAGTGTAATGATGAAATGGAAATCTTCTTCTTTTGTTTGTTTATTATTTTTTTCCCTGAAACAGAGATTCATCGTTAGATCGAACAAATTACTACGTACATGTGCTTTCTGTTCTGCAATCTGCATTTGATTGAACTCATCTAGTTTCTACTGGTTTCAGAAAATTACTGCGTGATTAGATAGATAATGAAATATGAAAACCAAGTTATATTACTCGCTCCTGCATGTTATGTGATGCATATCTCTGTTTACAAATTTGTTCAAGAATATGTTCCTTTTTTAATTTTTATATTGCAAGTATCTCATGTACAAATTTCTACAACATGAGTAACTTTACATGCTTTTAAAACCCAATAATTTGGGTTTAACTAATCTCAGTCTTAAATGATATTTTACGGCTGTACTAGTACCATCCGTCGGTctgtttgcttgttggtttcagtcagtttctctcataacaaatcagcaccagtcgAGTTTATCAGCCTAAAAATCAACCAGAAGTAGACCGTGTATGTTAATGAGACTCTGTACGTGCTACATGTTCTATGCATTTACTTTATGTTAGGTAGTGCAATAGGCTCATTACATATGCTTACTAGTTACTACTCTCtgttaaaaaaaatcatataGGATTTGTCAAACCTTTTAAAATTTAATTAACTAGATCTATGAAAAAATATTAACAACATTTATATCTTGAAATaagtttataaaaatatattcaaagatCTATACCatgtatatatatttagttaaagttaaaaaTATTTCGATTATATTTGAGAATCGAAGATGACGCTGCTtcttgggatggagggagtactcgtAAACTCGACACGTACGATGGAGACAAACGTCCATGCGCAAAGGCGTCAGAGTGACAGAGTCCCATCTGGTAGGCTGATAGCCAGAGATGCTCAATTAATTGGCTCATTTTGAGATCGTTGATATAATCGTCTCGACACGTTGGCGTTACCATCCTACCAGACTGTTAATTGATTCGACTTTTGCCTTTGCAGTAGTAGTTTTCCCACTAGACCCGTAACCCGTTACCAACTGCTCGGGAGTAGTTTTCCTTCGGCCCGTTCGGTGACTGGTTTGTTTAGTACTGCTGTCTGGTttgtacgagagaaaaatactattctgactaaaaatttacgatcgtttacgataagccatatTCAAACAAACATGCTCTTGTAAACAATCTCATTTTGCCTTTTGAAA
The sequence above is drawn from the Miscanthus floridulus cultivar M001 chromosome 15, ASM1932011v1, whole genome shotgun sequence genome and encodes:
- the LOC136509562 gene encoding protein AUXIN-REGULATED GENE INVOLVED IN ORGAN SIZE-like; translation: MLVAASLMAMELNTDQLARWEQQQQQHPRRQQSRRQAVAVAVCRQSAAAAASKGQQRRQNAPPPPSPKPPPAAAGRLSAEAFLALACVAVSLVVLPLVLPPLPPPPPLLLLVPVCLLLLLAALATFVPSSDVRTMASSYL